From the Kribbella sp. CA-293567 genome, the window CTCCTTCGGGTGATCCGCGCGATTGCAGGTTGCTGCAACGGCAAATTCGGCGGTTGACTCATCGGAGTTCGGATTGTTGACTCTGGGGACATCGCTCTGGAAGCCCACACCTGGGGGTGGCTTCAACGGCCGCCACGTCGAACCCTCACTCCACGACGGAGGCTCACCACGGTGCAACCCAATGACGTCATGGACATCCCGGTCGATCTTCTCGAACCGAGCAAACATCAGGTCCGCACCCGCGGGGTCCGCAGGGACCTGCAGGAACTGGTGGACAACATCCGCGTCCACGGACAGCTCGAACCGATCGTCGTCGTGCCGGGGGCGGAGCCCGGGCGCTACGAGATCATCGCGGGGCAACGACGCTGGCTGGCGATCAGGGAACTGCAGTTGCCGACCGTGCGGGCGACGGTTCTGCGGGGGACCGTGGACGAGGCCAAGGCCCGTGCCGTATCGATGAGCGAGAACGTGGTCAGGCACGACGTGGACTCGAAGGACCTGATCGACACCTGCACGGTGTTGTTTCGCAAGTACGGCTCGGTCAAGGCGGTGGCAGAGGAGCTGGGGCTGCCCTACAACAAAGTGCGAAGCTACGTGAAGTTCGAACGTCTGCGGCCGGAGCTGAAGCAGTATGTCGAGTCTGGTGACATCGACATCAAGACCGCTCTGCGGGCCGAGGACCATTTGAGCACTGGGGGCGCCCGGACAGCCGAGGACGTCCACGAGTTGGTTACCGCCATCAAAGGGATGACAACGGCGCAGCAGAAGGACTACCTGGCAGGTGCCGCCGAACGGCCACGGCCCACCACGGCGCAGCCTCGGGGCAAAGCCGACAGGCAGAACAGACCGGGTGAGGTCCGGCAGATCATCGTGACCCTGCGCACGATGGATCATCAGGAGCTGAGGGACTGGGCGGCAGGGCAGAGCCTCGGGCAGGACGCGGCGGCGGCTCGCATCATCGCCGCGTTCCTTCGTGCCAGGCGGAAGGACGGTGCGGCATAGCCCGCGCGGAGGCGAGCGCGGACAGGGTCACCAGGAGGCCGTCGAGGAGCGTCTGCACCGTCTCACCGGAGAAGAACGAGGCGTTGTAGTAGATGACTCCACTCTGCCGGTCGGCACCGATCTGCAGGTACGGGGCAGTATGGCCGATCCACGTTTCCAGCTGACGTTCGCTCAGGTCACCGGCCACTGCGGCGTTCGCATCCTTCGGTTGACCGTCGGTATCGACGGTCAGGGAGGTGATGTTCAGACCCCACCACTGGGCCGGCACGTTGCGTTGGGCGTCGGACTGGATGTAGGAGTCGAACAGATGGAGGTCGTGCCACGGCCTGTCATGTCGGAACGCCGGCCAGACCGCTTCGGCGAGTTGCTTGAACGAGCAGGTTCGAGCGATCGCCGCGTACAGCGCCTCATTGACCGTCCGTAGAGCAGCGACTGGAGACATCCGGCTCCCCAACTGGACGGGAACGTAGAGATCCCGGGTGAACTGTCCGACCACCCGGTCCCGGAGGGCACCCTTGCGTCCCGTCGTCGTCGTACTCACGATCACCCGGTCCACGTCGGCGAGGTTCCGCAGAGCGACCGAGTAGGCCGTTTGAAACAGGACGTAGACCGTCGTCCGTAGTTGCCAGGCGACTTCCCGGAGCTCGCCCGCGGTTGCATCGTCGAGCCGGAAGGGTAGCGACCGTGGCAGGTTCAACGGCGTCTGCGGCGAGATCTCCAGGGCCGGAACGACACGGTCCTCGACGAGCGGAAACAGTGCGTCACGGTAGCTTTCGACGATCTCCGCCGGCCGGCTGAGTTCACATCGTTCCACCTGTACGGCGTGGTCGAACGTGGTCGTCGCCGTGGGTGGGACCGGCGCCAGACCACGTCGATGCTGATAGCTCTGCAGCAGATCCTCGAAGACGATGGCCATGGACCAGCCGTCGAGCAGGAGATGGTAGAAGCAGAGGAGAAGAGCTGTGCGGTTGGGGCCGCACTGCACGACGTCGACGCGCCACAGCGGCGCCCGAAGCAGGTCGAAGGCCTGCGCCTGCCGCGCCGCCACGATCTCGGCCAGCCGCTGCTGACGGGCTTGCTCGGTCAGCGTCTCGAGGTTCTCGTGGTCGACCAGAGGCTCGACGTCGGCCGCGATCCGGACCAGCGGGTCGGCGGACAGGTCTTCGAAGCAGAGTCGGAGCGTCGGGTGGAGCCGCAGCACGTCTTGCAGGGCCAGCCGGAAGGTGTCGGCCTCGAGTGGCTGGTCGATCATCACCGACAGCACCGCCGAGTACCGGGCAGCACCAGGGTCGAGTGGTGAGATCGCACTGGTTCGCTCCCACAGGGCTTCCATTCCGGCAGGCAAAGGGAATGGGTGCATCGAAACCATCCTTATGGTCGCCGTCAGCTGACCTGTAAACCTTGCTGAGATCCACCAGACAATGCTTCGCCGGATCCGTCAACAGGGCCGAATTCAGTTAATTGGCGACTGCGTTCGGAAAACT encodes:
- a CDS encoding condensation domain-containing protein; amino-acid sequence: MHPFPLPAGMEALWERTSAISPLDPGAARYSAVLSVMIDQPLEADTFRLALQDVLRLHPTLRLCFEDLSADPLVRIAADVEPLVDHENLETLTEQARQQRLAEIVAARQAQAFDLLRAPLWRVDVVQCGPNRTALLLCFYHLLLDGWSMAIVFEDLLQSYQHRRGLAPVPPTATTTFDHAVQVERCELSRPAEIVESYRDALFPLVEDRVVPALEISPQTPLNLPRSLPFRLDDATAGELREVAWQLRTTVYVLFQTAYSVALRNLADVDRVIVSTTTTGRKGALRDRVVGQFTRDLYVPVQLGSRMSPVAALRTVNEALYAAIARTCSFKQLAEAVWPAFRHDRPWHDLHLFDSYIQSDAQRNVPAQWWGLNITSLTVDTDGQPKDANAAVAGDLSERQLETWIGHTAPYLQIGADRQSGVIYYNASFFSGETVQTLLDGLLVTLSALASARAMPHRPSAWHEGTRR
- a CDS encoding ParB/RepB/Spo0J family partition protein; the protein is MQPNDVMDIPVDLLEPSKHQVRTRGVRRDLQELVDNIRVHGQLEPIVVVPGAEPGRYEIIAGQRRWLAIRELQLPTVRATVLRGTVDEAKARAVSMSENVVRHDVDSKDLIDTCTVLFRKYGSVKAVAEELGLPYNKVRSYVKFERLRPELKQYVESGDIDIKTALRAEDHLSTGGARTAEDVHELVTAIKGMTTAQQKDYLAGAAERPRPTTAQPRGKADRQNRPGEVRQIIVTLRTMDHQELRDWAAGQSLGQDAAAARIIAAFLRARRKDGAA